The sequence GGCCCCCATTCGCGGCGCATGCCGATAGCTGTCACCGGCAGCTTTACCAGCGCGGGCGTGTTTCTGAAGCCGGGTGCATGCCACGCACTCAACGGTCCCGACGTCCATGGCCTGACCGACCGGCTGACGACGTTTGCAAATCTGGGAATGCCCGAAGAGCGCTGGTTGGGCATGTTCGATCCCGAAGCCACCCCCGAGGAGTGGACGCTGGCGATGGAAGAGGCGATGCGCAAGCTGATCGCGGACCGCGCCGTGCGCGAGCCCGAGCCGATTTCAGCGCGCGTCGAAGCGGCAGCCTTTGCCGATCCGACGGTAACCGTGGCCCAGCTCGCGCAAGATCTCGGTGTGGACCAGCGCCGCCTCGAACGCATCGTGCGGCGCGATTTCGGGATGACACCCAAGCAGGTGCTGCGCCGCGCCCGCGCGCTCGATATGGCCAGCCACTTGCGCGGCGTGGCCGATCAGGACGAGGCCGAAGCGCTCGCGCTGCGCTTTTATGACCAGAGCCACCTCATCCGCGAGTTCAGCGCCATGTTCGGAATGAGCCCGCGCCAGTTCGTCGAACAGCCGCAACCGCTGATGACTCTGGGGCTGGAAACACGCCAGACCCGGCGCCTTGAGATCATTCAGCGCCTCGCTCCGGGCGGGATCAAGCCGTGGGAATGAGCGGAGCGGTTGCACCAGCGAGGCGCGCCGCCTAGGGCAAGTCCATGGCAAGAGCTGATCGTCTCGAACGTCTCGACAAGCGCCGCTCCGAACTGGAAGCGGACTACACTGAAGCGCTGATCGAAGCGCTGCAGGTGACGGCAGCGGGCAAGTGGGGCCTGTTTGATCACAACGCCGACAAGATCATGCGCGCCGCAACCCAGCCGGTGATCGATGGCCTGCAGGATATCGCCGACCAAATCGCTGAAGCGCGCGAGACGCTGTTCATGGAACCCTTCACGCTCCACGACGAATTCATGGCCGCCCGCGGCAAGCCCGGCGCGCACGCTGTGGGCGAGCCGAAGCAGGCCCGCGCATGGCTTGAACGACTAAGGCTGACGGCAAAACCACCAGCCGCCGAGGATTAATCGAAAAGGCTCGAAACCGAGCTTTCGTCGGCAATGCGGCGCACCGCCTCACCGATCAGCGGAGCGATGGTGAGCACACGGATGCGGTCGCAGGTCGCGGTCGCCTCGGTCGGCATGATCGTGTCGGTGATCACCAGTTCCTTGAGCGCCGATCCTGCCACGCGGGCAACCGCACCGCCCGACAGCACGCCGTGGGTGATATAGGCCGAAACGCCAGCTGCGCCGGCATCGAGCAGCGCCTGCGCCGCGTTGCACAACGTGCCGCCCGAATCGATGATATCGTCGATCAGGATGCACATGCGGCCTTTCACGTCGCCGATGATGTTCATCACTTCGGACTGGCCGGGACGATCACGGCGCTTGTCGACAATGGCCAGCGGCGCATTGTTGAGGCGCTTCGCCAGAGCGCGGGCGCGGACCACGCCGCCGACGTCGGGCGAAACGACCATCAGTTCCTGCGTGCCGTAACGCGTCTGGATATCCGCCGCCATGACCGGAGCGGCGAACAGATTGTCGGTCGGGATATCGAAGAAGCCCTGGATCTGGCCTGCGTGCAGATCGACCGCAAGGACGCGGTCGGCCCCTGCGGTGGTGATCAGGTTCGACACCAGCTTGGCCGAAATCGGTGTGCGCGGACCGGGCTTCCGGTCTTGGCGGGCATAGCCGAAATAGGGGACGACTGCCGTGATGCGCTTGGCCGAGGCGCGGCGCAGCGCGTCGATGCAGATCAGCAGCTCAAGAAGATTGTCGTTTGCCGGGTAGCTGGTCGACTGGACCACGAACACGTCCTCACCGCGCACGTTCTCGTGGATTTCCACGAAAACTTCCTCGTCGGCAAAGCGGCGCACGCTGGCGTCGGTCAACGGCACTTCGAGATAAGCCGAAATGGCGCGAGCGAGCGGCAGATTTGAGTTGCCGG is a genomic window of Novosphingobium sp. MMS21-SN21R containing:
- a CDS encoding helix-turn-helix domain-containing protein, yielding MSRNSRPAVDRSIVSPNGATRDGQPISYSRAPAPDLERWVGRFYVTIVDMPPERRLSCGLLSDFACVRIQLRGKWEAETADGVQTSERAALLFGPHSRRMPIAVTGSFTSAGVFLKPGACHALNGPDVHGLTDRLTTFANLGMPEERWLGMFDPEATPEEWTLAMEEAMRKLIADRAVREPEPISARVEAAAFADPTVTVAQLAQDLGVDQRRLERIVRRDFGMTPKQVLRRARALDMASHLRGVADQDEAEALALRFYDQSHLIREFSAMFGMSPRQFVEQPQPLMTLGLETRQTRRLEIIQRLAPGGIKPWE
- a CDS encoding ribose-phosphate pyrophosphokinase, with translation MKIMAGNSNLPLARAISAYLEVPLTDASVRRFADEEVFVEIHENVRGEDVFVVQSTSYPANDNLLELLICIDALRRASAKRITAVVPYFGYARQDRKPGPRTPISAKLVSNLITTAGADRVLAVDLHAGQIQGFFDIPTDNLFAAPVMAADIQTRYGTQELMVVSPDVGGVVRARALAKRLNNAPLAIVDKRRDRPGQSEVMNIIGDVKGRMCILIDDIIDSGGTLCNAAQALLDAGAAGVSAYITHGVLSGGAVARVAGSALKELVITDTIMPTEATATCDRIRVLTIAPLIGEAVRRIADESSVSSLFD